The Vidua chalybeata isolate OUT-0048 chromosome 17, bVidCha1 merged haplotype, whole genome shotgun sequence genome has a segment encoding these proteins:
- the EIF2S2 gene encoding LOW QUALITY PROTEIN: eukaryotic translation initiation factor 2 subunit 2 (The sequence of the model RefSeq protein was modified relative to this genomic sequence to represent the inferred CDS: inserted 1 base in 1 codon) gives MSGDEMIFDPTMSKKKKKKKKPFMLDEEGGGDTQTEETQQSETKEVEPEPTEDKDVEADEEDSRKKDTTDDLDDLNFFNQKKKKXKTKKIFDIDEAEEGVKELKIEGDVPETVEPEDDLDIMLGNKKKKKKNVKFPDEDEIMEKDEAFEDEDSKKDDGISFSLQSGPAWAGSERDYTYDELLNRVFNIMREKNPDMVAGEKRKFVMKPPQVVRVGTKKTSFVNFTDICKLLHRQPKHLLAFLLAELGTSGSIDGNNQLVIKGRFQQKQIENVLRRYIKEYVTCHTCRSPDTILQKDTRLYFLQCETCHSRCSVASIKTGFQAVTGKRAQLRAKAN, from the exons ATGATTTTCGATCCTACTATgagcaagaagaagaagaaaaagaagaagccCTTCATGCTggatgaggaaggaggaggagacaCACAAACAGAAGAGACTCAGCAGtcagaaacaaaagaagttGAACCAGAGCCAACAGAAGACAAAGATGTTGAAGCAGATGAAGAagacagcaggaagaaag ATACAACAGATGACTTGGATGATTTAAACTTCTtcaatcaaaagaaaaaga aaaaaacgAAAAAGATATTTGATATAGATGAAGCAGAAGAAGGTGTAAAG GAATTGAAAATTGAAGGAGATGTGCCAGAGACAGTAGAACCTGAAGATGACCTTGATATCATGCTGGgcaataaaaagaagaaaaagaagaatgtgaAGTTTCCAGATGAAGATGAGATAATGGAGAAGGATGAAG CATTTGAGGATGAAGATAGCAAAAAAGATGATGGAATTTCTTTTAGCCTTCAGTCAGGACCTGCGTGGGCAGGCTCAGAAAGGGACTACACATATGATGAG TTGCTCAATAGAGTTTTTAACATCATGCGGGAAAAGAACCCGGACATGGTGGCTGGAGAGAAGCGGAAATTTGTCATGAAGCCCCCGCAGGTTGTGAGAGTAGGGACCAAGAAAACGTCTTTTGTCAACTTCACAGATATCTGCAAATT attaCATCGTCAGCCAAAACATCTCCTGGCATTTTTGTTGGCAGAATTGGGTACAAG TGGTTCAATAGATGGTAACAACCAACTGGTAATCAAAGGAAGATTCCAGCAAAAACAGATAGAAAATGTCTTGAGAAGATATATCA AGGAGTACGTCACCTGCCACACGTGCCGCTCCCCTGACACCATCCTGCAGAAGGACACCCGGCTATACTTCCTGCAGTGCGAGACCTGCCACTCCCGCTGCTCCGTGGCCAGCATCAAAACAGGCTTCCAGGCTGTCACAGGCAAGAGAGCACAGCTCCGTGCCAAAGCTAACTAG